Proteins found in one Nocardia brasiliensis ATCC 700358 genomic segment:
- a CDS encoding AfsR/SARP family transcriptional regulator encodes MDVLVLGPVQAWADGVAVTVDRPLERAVLVRLALANRVPVPDGRLAEDLWGAEVERPVQRLRVVVSRLRAALGPLAEVIGRTSAGYQARVSATDLLDAEAAAQRLHTARRAGDYRTVASAAREALALWRGPALADLRTIPFAAAEGERLDDWRLSLTVAGLEANLELGAAGEVVTELTGLVARHPLHEPLSCLLALALYRTGRQADALERLARLRRALSEELGVDPAPDTAQLELRILDHDPALRAAAGRSAEPIDVARLDENAAQTGDSAVAEPRPGAVLAAPLTSFVGRGREFATLTARLAEPARTTLVGVAGSGKSRLAAELARSISASGRPVVLVELAPLGRAEDVLPAVAAALAAAGLAAEGAIDANGPLPGIVAALGAAPGALLVLDNAEHVLDSVAELVTAAAGFSVLVTSQRPLGVPGESVYPLGPLDRSVGVALFIERAGLHGLVTAVERDELVAICAAVDWLPLGIELAAGLTRTLTISQLAQRIDDRVRLLVGGARDAAGGRHTSLRVALDWSHELLAEREQTVLRRLGVFAGGCTLEAAEAVLPDADIESGDIAPALADLVNRSLVTVQNVGATRRFVLLETVRDYALSRLAAAAETEELRAGHLRWCRDLVRSIGASDDFAAAESVAAVFAEWPNILAALEQSPGTARAAEALRLAVDMHVPWLARAWFREAQRHYAVLTQNVVLTGPEAGLTPHELAEALSHYGFHTLMTGDLDTAAAQLARASAVAEPLDDAELAQTVRYYQGIVDIERGRLSEAIERLQQGEHLAVRDTQGASFADALGTALLYAGDPAEALAAYTRSTKVDAVHEDEHGLSRGLSNQAKALLELGRLDEALAAVAESDRYARRLDDRQILPLNDLTRAAAALATGQLDAAESYCRAALAHEEEPTGFARIDLADVLLAKGEPAAARALLDEFMAAAPAGVPLLAARAVTVTLRQAEGDHAGARALGAELRAEFAAAGFGWRRYADRLSGSEPQS; translated from the coding sequence GTGCAGCGGCTGCGGGTCGTGGTGTCGCGGCTGCGCGCTGCGCTCGGACCGTTGGCGGAGGTGATCGGACGGACCTCCGCGGGATATCAGGCGCGGGTGAGCGCGACGGATCTGCTCGATGCGGAGGCGGCCGCGCAGCGGTTGCATACCGCGCGCCGGGCGGGTGACTACCGCACCGTGGCGAGCGCGGCGCGGGAGGCGCTCGCGCTGTGGCGTGGACCCGCGCTCGCCGATCTGCGGACCATTCCGTTCGCGGCGGCCGAGGGCGAACGGCTCGACGATTGGCGATTGTCGCTGACCGTGGCGGGCCTGGAGGCCAATCTCGAGCTAGGCGCGGCCGGTGAGGTGGTCACGGAGCTGACCGGGCTGGTGGCGCGGCATCCGCTGCACGAACCGCTGTCCTGTCTGCTGGCGTTGGCGCTGTATCGGACCGGACGGCAGGCCGACGCACTGGAACGGCTGGCGCGGTTGCGGCGCGCGCTGTCGGAGGAGTTGGGCGTCGACCCGGCACCCGACACCGCGCAGCTGGAACTGCGCATCCTGGACCATGATCCGGCGCTGCGGGCCGCTGCGGGTCGCAGCGCCGAGCCGATCGACGTGGCGCGCCTCGACGAAAACGCCGCGCAGACCGGCGATTCGGCGGTGGCCGAACCGCGACCGGGTGCGGTACTGGCCGCGCCATTGACCAGCTTCGTCGGTCGTGGTCGCGAATTCGCCACGCTCACTGCCCGGCTCGCCGAACCGGCCCGCACGACGCTGGTCGGTGTCGCGGGCAGTGGCAAGTCCCGACTGGCCGCCGAACTCGCGCGGTCGATCAGCGCGTCCGGTCGGCCGGTGGTGCTGGTCGAACTGGCGCCGCTCGGTCGTGCCGAGGATGTATTGCCCGCTGTGGCAGCGGCTTTGGCCGCGGCCGGGTTGGCCGCCGAGGGGGCGATCGATGCGAACGGGCCGCTGCCCGGGATCGTCGCGGCACTCGGCGCGGCGCCCGGCGCGCTCCTGGTGCTCGACAACGCCGAGCACGTCCTCGACTCGGTGGCCGAACTCGTCACGGCCGCAGCGGGATTCAGTGTGCTGGTCACTTCGCAACGGCCCCTCGGGGTACCGGGGGAGTCGGTGTATCCGCTGGGGCCGCTGGACCGTAGCGTCGGCGTGGCGCTGTTCATCGAGCGCGCCGGATTGCACGGCCTGGTGACCGCGGTCGAGCGGGACGAGCTGGTGGCGATCTGCGCCGCGGTCGACTGGTTGCCGCTGGGCATCGAGCTGGCCGCCGGTCTCACCAGAACGCTGACGATTTCCCAACTGGCCCAACGGATCGACGACCGGGTCCGACTGTTGGTCGGCGGCGCGCGCGACGCCGCAGGCGGGCGGCACACCAGCCTGCGCGTCGCCCTGGACTGGAGCCACGAACTACTGGCCGAGCGGGAACAGACGGTATTGCGCAGGCTCGGGGTGTTCGCGGGCGGCTGCACGCTCGAGGCGGCCGAAGCGGTGCTACCGGATGCGGACATCGAGTCCGGCGATATCGCCCCCGCCCTCGCCGATCTGGTGAACCGGAGCCTGGTCACCGTGCAGAACGTCGGGGCGACAAGAAGATTCGTGCTGCTGGAGACGGTGCGCGACTACGCCCTGTCCCGGCTCGCCGCCGCCGCGGAGACCGAGGAGCTGCGCGCCGGGCACCTGCGCTGGTGCCGCGATCTGGTGCGCTCGATCGGCGCGTCCGACGATTTCGCCGCCGCCGAATCGGTGGCGGCCGTCTTCGCGGAGTGGCCGAATATCCTGGCCGCACTGGAACAGTCGCCGGGCACGGCACGCGCCGCCGAGGCCCTGCGGCTCGCGGTCGACATGCACGTGCCCTGGCTGGCCCGGGCCTGGTTCCGAGAGGCGCAACGCCACTACGCGGTGCTGACCCAAAACGTCGTGCTGACCGGGCCCGAAGCCGGCCTCACGCCCCACGAGCTGGCAGAGGCGTTGAGCCACTACGGTTTCCACACCTTGATGACCGGGGACCTCGATACCGCCGCCGCGCAGCTGGCCCGCGCGAGCGCGGTGGCCGAGCCGCTGGACGACGCGGAACTCGCCCAGACGGTGCGGTACTACCAGGGCATCGTCGACATCGAACGCGGCAGGTTGTCCGAGGCGATCGAGCGTTTGCAGCAGGGCGAACATCTGGCCGTGCGGGACACTCAGGGCGCGTCGTTCGCCGACGCGCTCGGCACGGCACTGCTGTACGCGGGCGATCCGGCCGAGGCGCTGGCCGCCTACACCCGCTCCACCAAGGTGGACGCGGTGCACGAGGACGAGCACGGTCTTTCGCGAGGATTGAGCAACCAGGCCAAAGCCCTGCTCGAACTCGGCCGGCTGGACGAGGCACTCGCGGCCGTGGCGGAGTCCGATCGTTACGCGCGCCGCCTGGACGATCGGCAGATCCTGCCGCTGAACGATCTCACCCGTGCCGCGGCCGCACTCGCCACCGGTCAGCTCGACGCGGCGGAATCCTATTGTCGTGCCGCACTCGCGCACGAGGAGGAACCGACCGGTTTCGCCAGGATCGACCTGGCCGACGTGCTTCTCGCCAAGGGCGAACCGGCCGCGGCCAGGGCGCTGCTCGACGAGTTCATGGCCGCCGCGCCGGCCGGGGTGCCGTTGCTCGCGGCCCGCGCGGTCACCGTGACATTGCGGCAGGCGGAGGGCGATCACGCGGGCGCCCGCGCGCTAGGGGCCGAACTCCGCGCCGAGTTCGCCGCCGCGGGTTTCGGCTGGCGTCGCTACGCCGACCGGCTGTCCGGCTCCGAACCGCAGTCGTGA